A genomic stretch from Nitrobacter winogradskyi Nb-255 includes:
- a CDS encoding WD40 repeat domain-containing protein — MKDTAPKQHAMASIGERVRPVTIGSPVAALHFIGDRAAFVGDEETVTLVSGDGEKAAVTVHGGAILSAVSDGKRIVTGGDDGKVVALDMKGESSVLVTDAKRRWIDNIAVHPDGTLAWSAGKTAYVRGIKGEEKSIDAPSSVGGLAFAPKGMRLALAHYNGVSLWFPNMKAAPERLEWAGSHLGVTFSPDGRFLITSMHEPALHGWRLVDVQHMQMTGYPSRVKSLSWGMGGKLLATSGADRVVVWPFASKDGPMDKEPAMLAPLQARVTAVACHPTQDFLAAGYENGTILMVRLTNGAKVVVRREGEASVAALAWNANGSMLAFALQNGDAGLVDL; from the coding sequence ATGAAAGACACCGCTCCGAAGCAGCACGCCATGGCCTCGATCGGCGAGCGCGTGCGTCCCGTCACCATCGGCTCGCCGGTGGCAGCTCTTCACTTCATCGGCGATCGCGCCGCATTCGTCGGCGACGAGGAAACCGTCACGCTGGTTTCCGGCGATGGCGAGAAGGCCGCGGTGACCGTCCATGGCGGCGCGATCCTGTCGGCGGTATCCGACGGCAAGCGGATCGTCACCGGCGGCGACGACGGCAAGGTCGTCGCGCTCGACATGAAGGGCGAGAGTTCGGTTCTTGTGACCGACGCGAAACGCCGCTGGATCGACAATATCGCGGTCCATCCCGATGGCACGCTCGCATGGTCCGCCGGCAAGACCGCATATGTGCGCGGGATCAAAGGTGAGGAAAAGTCGATCGACGCTCCGTCGAGCGTCGGCGGACTCGCGTTCGCGCCGAAGGGCATGCGGCTCGCGCTGGCGCACTACAACGGCGTGTCGCTGTGGTTTCCGAACATGAAGGCTGCGCCGGAGCGGCTGGAATGGGCCGGCTCGCATCTCGGCGTCACGTTCAGTCCCGACGGCAGGTTCCTCATCACCTCCATGCATGAGCCGGCGCTGCACGGCTGGCGGCTGGTTGACGTCCAACATATGCAAATGACCGGCTATCCCAGCCGGGTGAAGTCGCTATCCTGGGGCATGGGTGGCAAACTGCTGGCGACTTCCGGCGCGGACCGGGTCGTGGTGTGGCCGTTCGCCAGCAAGGACGGTCCGATGGACAAGGAGCCGGCGATGCTGGCGCCCTTGCAAGCCCGCGTCACCGCGGTCGCTTGCCATCCGACTCAGGATTTCCTTGCGGCCGGATACGAGAACGGCACCATCTTGATGGTGCGGCTCACCAACGGCGCCAAGGTTGTGGTTCGCCGTGAGGGCGAGGCGTCTGTCGCCGCGCTGGCGTGGAATGCGAATGGCTCGATGCTGGCGTTCGCCCTGCAGAACGGAGACGCGGGGCTGGTCGATCTTTAG
- a CDS encoding homospermidine synthase: protein MMSSNASSVHARITGPIVMIGFGSIGKGALPLIEKHFEFDIARFVIIDPHADDTLAKKHGVKFIRQAITRDNYRDVLVPLLTEGGGRGFCVNLSVDTGSVDLMTMCREIGSLYIDTVVEPWLGFYFDKSAGPEKRSNYALRETLLAAKRKSEGGTTAVSTCGANPGMVSWFVKQALLDIARDTGTEFNEPKSREGWAQLAHKLGVKGIHIAERDTQRARTPKPMNVFVNTWSVEGFVSEGLQPSELGWGTHEKWMPENGRKHDTGCQAAIYLLQPGANTRVRTWCPTPGAQYGFLVTHNEAISIADYLTVRDGQSVIYRPTCHYAYHPANDAVLSLHEMFGAEGKAQPKFHILEETEIVDGIDELGVLIYGHGKNAYWYGSQLSIEETRRVAPYQNATGLQVSSAVLAGMVWALENPEAGIVEADEMDFRRCLEIQRPYLGPVKGYYTDWTPLTDRPGLFPEDIDTSDPWQFRNVLVR from the coding sequence ATGATGTCGTCGAATGCTTCATCCGTGCACGCACGCATCACCGGGCCGATCGTCATGATCGGATTCGGTTCGATCGGAAAAGGCGCCCTTCCGCTGATCGAGAAGCATTTCGAGTTCGATATAGCGCGCTTTGTCATCATCGATCCTCATGCGGATGACACGCTGGCAAAAAAACACGGCGTCAAATTCATCAGGCAAGCCATCACCCGCGACAACTATCGTGACGTCCTCGTTCCGCTGCTGACGGAAGGCGGCGGCCGGGGCTTCTGCGTCAACCTCTCGGTCGACACCGGTTCGGTCGATCTCATGACCATGTGCCGCGAGATCGGATCCCTCTACATCGACACCGTGGTCGAGCCGTGGCTCGGGTTTTATTTCGACAAGAGCGCCGGCCCCGAAAAGCGTTCCAATTACGCGCTGCGCGAAACGTTGCTCGCAGCCAAGCGGAAGAGCGAAGGCGGCACCACCGCGGTTTCAACCTGCGGCGCCAACCCCGGCATGGTCTCCTGGTTCGTGAAGCAGGCGCTGCTCGACATCGCGCGCGATACCGGCACCGAGTTCAACGAACCGAAGAGCCGCGAGGGCTGGGCTCAGCTCGCGCACAAGCTCGGCGTCAAGGGCATCCACATCGCCGAGCGCGACACCCAGCGCGCCAGGACGCCGAAGCCGATGAACGTGTTCGTCAACACCTGGTCGGTGGAAGGATTCGTTTCGGAAGGCCTGCAACCTTCCGAACTCGGCTGGGGCACCCATGAAAAGTGGATGCCGGAAAACGGCCGCAAGCACGACACCGGATGTCAGGCCGCGATCTATCTGCTGCAACCAGGAGCCAATACCCGCGTGCGCACATGGTGTCCGACGCCGGGAGCGCAGTACGGCTTTCTGGTCACCCACAACGAAGCGATCTCGATCGCCGACTACCTCACCGTTCGCGACGGCCAGAGCGTGATCTATCGTCCGACCTGCCACTACGCCTATCATCCCGCCAACGACGCCGTGCTGTCGCTGCACGAGATGTTCGGCGCGGAAGGCAAGGCGCAGCCGAAGTTTCACATTCTGGAGGAAACCGAAATCGTCGACGGCATCGACGAGCTCGGCGTGCTGATCTACGGCCACGGCAAGAACGCCTACTGGTACGGCTCGCAGCTTTCGATCGAGGAAACCCGCCGCGTTGCGCCATATCAGAACGCCACCGGCCTGCAGGTGTCATCAGCGGTGCTGGCCGGCATGGTCTGGGCGCTGGAAAATCCGGAAGCCGGCATCGTCGAGGCCGACGAAATGGACTTCCGCCGCTGTCTGGAAATCCAGCGTCCCTATCTCGGTCCTGTGAAAGGCTATTACACCGACTGGACACCGCTGACCGATCGTCCCGGACTCTTTCCGGAGGACATCGACACATCCGATCCGTGGCAGTTCAGGAACGTTCTGGTTCGATGA
- the rnk gene encoding nucleoside diphosphate kinase regulator has protein sequence MLDNLKKTHLPAIAISAHDIDRLRHLAEAAIEKYPATAEFLAREIDRAEIIPADGSLLDDTRDQRWKVNLVTMQSEVTFIDDVSGQKRRVTLVYPEDADVDAGKISILSPIGAALIGLSAGQSIEFQTPSGGWRSLTVIAVWSYWPRPERK, from the coding sequence ATGCTCGATAATCTGAAGAAGACACACCTCCCGGCCATCGCCATCAGCGCGCACGATATCGACCGCTTGCGGCACCTTGCCGAGGCTGCGATAGAAAAATATCCGGCGACGGCCGAATTTCTCGCTCGTGAAATTGACCGCGCCGAGATCATTCCCGCCGATGGTTCCCTCCTTGACGATACCAGGGACCAGCGGTGGAAAGTCAATCTCGTGACGATGCAGTCCGAGGTGACGTTCATAGACGACGTCAGCGGCCAGAAGCGGAGGGTCACTCTGGTTTATCCGGAGGACGCCGATGTCGATGCTGGCAAGATCTCGATTCTCTCTCCCATCGGCGCGGCCCTTATCGGCCTGTCCGCGGGGCAGAGCATCGAGTTTCAAACTCCCTCCGGCGGATGGCGCTCGCTGACCGTGATCGCTGTCTGGTCGTACTGGCCGAGGCCGGAGCGCAAGTAG
- a CDS encoding GNAT family N-acetyltransferase yields MNAVLETIDTRCGISPFAIRAERASDVAAREALLDASFGTGRFARTCQRLRDGRKPAEGLALAAVAERKLIGTVRLWHVSAGGVPALALGPLAVAASQRKLGVGAALMKRALQLAQARGHGAVILLGDAPYYARFGFSAVRSANLLLPGPFERDRLLAVELREAALEGTSGLIVPTGARVSRARRHHGQEVARPMPRAA; encoded by the coding sequence ATGAATGCTGTTCTCGAAACAATCGACACCCGCTGCGGGATTTCTCCCTTCGCGATCCGCGCCGAACGTGCTTCCGATGTCGCCGCGCGCGAAGCGTTGCTCGATGCAAGCTTCGGCACCGGCCGCTTTGCGCGGACCTGCCAGCGGCTGCGTGACGGACGGAAACCGGCCGAAGGCCTGGCGTTGGCCGCGGTTGCCGAACGCAAGCTGATCGGAACCGTGCGGCTTTGGCACGTCAGCGCCGGGGGCGTGCCTGCGCTGGCGCTCGGCCCTCTCGCGGTCGCAGCGTCCCAGCGCAAGCTCGGGGTCGGCGCCGCATTGATGAAGCGCGCGCTCCAACTTGCGCAGGCGCGCGGCCATGGCGCGGTCATCCTGCTCGGCGACGCGCCTTACTACGCGCGCTTCGGCTTCTCGGCGGTGAGAAGCGCCAACCTTCTCCTGCCCGGCCCGTTCGAACGCGACCGGCTGCTGGCGGTCGAGTTACGCGAGGCTGCGCTTGAAGGCACCTCTGGCCTGATCGTACCGACGGGCGCTCGGGTATCGAGAGCACGGCGGCATCACGGCCAGGAAGTTGCGCGGCCGATGCCGCGCGCGGCTTGA
- a CDS encoding type III PLP-dependent enzyme, with amino-acid sequence MTERIREFLRDRRNKGNDTEPCLVVDLDIVRDNYQAFAKALPDSRVFYAVKANPAPEVLSLLASLGSCFDTATVAEIEMALAAGATPDRISFGNTIKKERDIARAYALGIRLFAVDCHAEVEKIARAAPGAKVFCRILYDCAGAEWPLSRKFGCDPEMAVEVLDLAKRLSLEPIGISFHVGSQQRKVKAWDRALAMVSQVFRDCAERGINLTMVNMGGGFPTRYLKDVPPVVQYGRSIFRALRKHFGNQIPETIIEPGRGMVGNAGVIEAEVVLISRKSDNEESRWVYLDIGKFGGLAETMDESIRYAIRTPHDGAEMTPCVLAGPTCDSADVLYEKQPYPLPVTLEIGDKLLIEGTGAYTSTYSSVAFNGFPPLRTYHI; translated from the coding sequence ATGACCGAACGCATTCGGGAATTCCTGCGCGACCGCCGCAACAAAGGCAACGACACCGAGCCCTGCCTCGTGGTCGATCTCGACATCGTGCGCGACAACTATCAGGCCTTCGCGAAGGCGTTGCCGGACTCGCGCGTGTTCTACGCCGTGAAGGCGAACCCCGCGCCCGAGGTGCTGAGCCTGCTTGCCTCGCTCGGTTCGTGCTTCGACACCGCGACCGTCGCCGAGATTGAAATGGCGCTTGCCGCCGGCGCGACGCCGGACCGCATCTCCTTCGGCAACACCATCAAGAAGGAGCGCGATATCGCGCGCGCCTACGCGCTCGGCATTCGCCTGTTCGCCGTGGACTGCCATGCGGAAGTCGAGAAGATCGCCCGCGCCGCGCCGGGAGCGAAGGTGTTCTGCCGCATCCTCTACGACTGCGCGGGCGCCGAGTGGCCGCTGTCGCGCAAGTTCGGCTGCGACCCGGAAATGGCGGTCGAGGTGCTCGACCTCGCCAAGCGCCTCAGCCTCGAGCCGATCGGCATTTCGTTCCATGTCGGTTCGCAGCAGCGCAAGGTGAAAGCCTGGGATCGTGCCCTGGCGATGGTCTCGCAAGTGTTCCGCGACTGCGCCGAACGTGGAATCAACCTGACCATGGTCAACATGGGCGGGGGTTTTCCGACGAGGTACCTGAAGGACGTTCCGCCGGTCGTGCAGTACGGCCGGTCGATCTTCCGCGCGCTGCGCAAGCACTTCGGCAATCAGATCCCGGAGACCATCATCGAGCCGGGCCGCGGCATGGTCGGCAACGCCGGCGTGATCGAGGCGGAAGTCGTTCTGATCTCCAGGAAGAGCGACAACGAAGAGAGCCGCTGGGTCTATCTCGACATCGGCAAGTTCGGCGGCCTCGCGGAGACCATGGACGAGTCCATCCGCTACGCGATCAGGACGCCACACGACGGCGCCGAGATGACGCCCTGCGTGCTGGCCGGCCCGACCTGCGACTCGGCCGACGTGCTCTACGAGAAGCAGCCGTATCCGCTGCCGGTCACGCTCGAGATCGGCGACAAGCTGCTGATCGAGGGCACCGGCGCTTATACGTCAACCTACTCGTCGGTGGCCTTCAACGGCTTTCCGCCGTTGAGGACGTATCACATCTGA
- a CDS encoding M3 family metallopeptidase, translated as MSDTSQSSPVVSGSGTDNPLLMPWRTPFQAPPFGEIAPDHFLPAFERAFIDHAAEIAAIAHDPSAPDFANTITALERCGRLLAKVSAVFYNLVSAHSNPALLEIDKDVSSRMARHWNPILMNAVLFGRVAQLHENRATLGLTAEQSRLLERTYTRFHRAGAGLDETAKARMATINERLADLGTTFGHHLLGDEQEWFLELGEDDMDGLPDSFVAAARAAAEERALPGKAIVTTSRSSVETFLKSSRRRDLREKVYKAFTARGDNGNANDNNAAIVEILALREEAARLLGYPAFAAYRLEDSMAKTPEAARGLLERVWTPARARALADRDALQGLIAEEGGNFTLAPWDWRYYAEKLRQIRADFDDAAIKPYLTLEGMIAAAFDCAHRLFGLTFSERKDIPVWHPDVRVFEVKDEAGAHRALFYGDYFARASKRSGAWMTSLRDQQTLDGEIAPLVVNVCNFAKGADGQPALLSPDDARTLFHEFGHGLHGMLSNVTYPSLSGTSVFTDFVELPSQLYEHWQEQPQVLRQFARHYQTGEPPPDDLLERFLAARQFNQGFATVEFVASALMDLEFHSQPAAAIRDVRAFERATMGKIGMPAEIAMRHRPTQFGHIFSGDHYAAGYYSYMWSEVMDADAFGAFEETGDIFDPETARRLHDDIYSSGGSRDPEEAYIAFRGRGPKPEALLRRRGLL; from the coding sequence ATGTCAGACACGTCTCAATCGTCGCCTGTCGTTTCCGGCTCCGGTACGGACAACCCGCTGCTGATGCCGTGGCGGACGCCTTTCCAGGCCCCGCCGTTCGGGGAGATCGCGCCTGACCACTTCCTGCCCGCCTTTGAGCGAGCGTTCATCGATCATGCCGCCGAGATCGCCGCCATCGCCCATGATCCGTCGGCGCCGGACTTCGCCAACACCATCACCGCGCTGGAACGCTGCGGCAGGCTGCTCGCGAAGGTCTCGGCCGTGTTTTACAATCTGGTGTCGGCGCACTCCAATCCGGCGCTGCTCGAGATCGACAAGGATGTCTCCTCGCGCATGGCGCGGCACTGGAATCCGATCCTGATGAACGCGGTGTTGTTCGGCCGCGTCGCGCAGCTCCACGAGAATCGCGCAACGCTCGGACTGACCGCCGAACAGTCCCGGCTGCTGGAACGCACCTACACGCGCTTCCACCGGGCCGGCGCGGGTCTCGACGAGACCGCGAAGGCGCGGATGGCCACGATCAACGAACGGTTGGCCGATCTCGGCACCACCTTCGGCCATCATCTCCTCGGCGACGAGCAGGAGTGGTTCCTCGAACTCGGCGAGGACGACATGGACGGCCTGCCGGACAGCTTCGTTGCCGCGGCGCGCGCCGCGGCGGAGGAGCGCGCGCTGCCCGGCAAGGCCATCGTGACCACCTCGCGCTCATCAGTGGAGACCTTTCTCAAGAGCTCGCGCCGCCGCGATCTGCGCGAGAAGGTTTACAAGGCGTTCACCGCCCGCGGCGACAACGGCAACGCCAACGACAACAACGCGGCCATCGTGGAGATCCTCGCGCTTCGCGAGGAGGCTGCACGGCTTCTGGGCTATCCCGCTTTCGCCGCCTATCGTCTGGAAGACTCGATGGCCAAGACGCCGGAAGCCGCGCGCGGCCTGCTGGAGCGGGTGTGGACGCCGGCCCGCGCGCGGGCGCTCGCCGATCGCGATGCCTTGCAGGGGCTGATCGCGGAGGAGGGCGGCAACTTCACCCTCGCGCCCTGGGACTGGCGCTACTACGCCGAAAAACTGCGGCAGATCCGTGCCGATTTCGACGACGCGGCGATCAAGCCGTATCTGACGCTGGAGGGGATGATCGCCGCGGCCTTCGACTGCGCGCACCGGCTGTTCGGACTCACCTTCTCCGAGCGCAAGGACATCCCGGTCTGGCATCCGGACGTCCGCGTCTTTGAGGTGAAGGATGAGGCCGGCGCGCATCGGGCGCTGTTCTACGGCGACTACTTCGCCCGCGCATCGAAACGGTCCGGCGCATGGATGACCTCGCTGCGCGACCAGCAGACGCTCGACGGTGAGATCGCGCCGCTGGTCGTGAACGTCTGCAATTTCGCCAAAGGCGCGGACGGCCAGCCCGCGCTGCTGTCTCCGGACGATGCGCGCACGCTGTTCCATGAGTTCGGACATGGTCTGCACGGCATGCTGTCGAACGTCACCTATCCTTCGTTGTCGGGGACCAGCGTGTTTACCGATTTCGTCGAACTGCCCTCGCAACTCTACGAGCACTGGCAGGAACAGCCGCAGGTGCTGCGACAGTTCGCAAGGCACTACCAGACCGGAGAACCGCCGCCGGACGATCTGCTGGAGCGTTTCCTTGCGGCGCGACAGTTCAACCAGGGTTTCGCCACCGTCGAATTCGTCGCTTCGGCGCTGATGGATCTGGAATTTCACAGCCAACCCGCCGCGGCGATCCGCGATGTCAGGGCTTTCGAACGCGCCACCATGGGAAAGATCGGGATGCCGGCGGAAATCGCGATGCGGCACCGGCCGACTCAGTTCGGCCACATCTTCTCCGGCGATCACTATGCGGCCGGCTATTACAGCTACATGTGGTCGGAGGTGATGGACGCCGATGCGTTCGGGGCTTTCGAGGAGACCGGCGATATTTTCGATCCGGAGACCGCAAGGCGGCTGCACGATGATATTTACTCGTCGGGCGGATCGCGCGATCCGGAAGAAGCCTACATCGCCTTCCGCGGCCGCGGGCCGAAGCCGGAGGCGCTGTTGCGGCGACGTGGATTGCTATAG
- a CDS encoding MAPEG family protein, whose protein sequence is MTIAEWCVFGAVILYLLTIVPFKALRLPRFDNARPRDPEFYGDPLRARALGAHLNGIEAFPFFAAAVLLAEFRDAPQRLIDELAILYLIVRAAYVVTYIGDRPTLRSILWGVGFAINTTIFFLPAIRHWLPS, encoded by the coding sequence ATGACGATCGCTGAATGGTGTGTCTTCGGTGCGGTTATTCTGTACCTGCTGACGATCGTGCCGTTCAAGGCGCTGAGGTTACCACGCTTCGACAACGCCCGACCGCGCGATCCCGAATTCTACGGCGACCCGCTGCGTGCCCGCGCGCTCGGAGCGCATCTGAACGGCATCGAAGCCTTTCCTTTTTTTGCCGCCGCCGTTCTGCTCGCGGAGTTTCGTGACGCGCCCCAGCGTCTGATCGACGAACTGGCCATCCTTTACCTGATCGTCCGCGCCGCCTATGTCGTGACCTATATCGGCGACCGTCCGACGCTGAGGTCGATCCTCTGGGGCGTCGGCTTCGCCATCAACACCACGATCTTCTTCCTGCCCGCGATCCGGCACTGGCTGCCTTCCTGA
- the hemH gene encoding ferrochelatase, translating to MTVAIPIDKAGTAACAPRERVGVLLVNLGTPDTADARGVRVYLKEFLSDPRVIEKQSLGWKLVLNGIILNTRPRRKALDYLKIWNTELDESPLKTITRSQSDKLTAALEGHDHVVVDWAMRYGNPSMQSRIAAMAAQGCDRLLVVPLYPQYSATTSATVCDEAFRILSEMRAQPTLRVTPPYYDDPDYIDALAVSIETHLASLSFTPEIIMASFHGMPQAYVAKGDPYQGHCVATTEALRKRMGLDASKLMLTFQSRFGFDEWLQPYTDKTVEKLAKDGVKRLAVVTPGFSADCLETLEEIAQENAHIFRQNGGEEFTAIPCLNDSDPGMDVIRKLVLRELQGWI from the coding sequence ATGACTGTCGCCATTCCTATCGACAAGGCTGGAACCGCGGCGTGCGCGCCGCGCGAGCGCGTCGGCGTTCTGCTCGTCAATCTTGGCACCCCGGATACGGCCGATGCTCGCGGCGTGCGGGTGTATCTGAAGGAGTTTCTGTCGGATCCGCGCGTCATCGAGAAGCAGAGCCTGGGCTGGAAGCTGGTGCTGAACGGCATCATCCTGAACACCCGTCCGCGCCGCAAGGCGCTCGATTACCTGAAGATCTGGAATACCGAGCTCGACGAGTCACCGCTCAAGACGATCACCCGCTCGCAGTCGGACAAGCTTACCGCCGCGCTTGAAGGTCACGACCATGTCGTCGTCGATTGGGCGATGCGCTATGGCAATCCGTCGATGCAATCGCGTATCGCGGCGATGGCGGCTCAGGGCTGCGACAGGCTGCTGGTGGTGCCGCTCTATCCGCAATACTCTGCGACGACATCCGCCACGGTATGTGACGAGGCATTTCGCATTCTCAGCGAGATGCGTGCGCAGCCGACGTTGCGGGTGACGCCGCCCTACTACGACGATCCCGATTATATCGATGCGCTGGCGGTTTCGATCGAGACTCATCTCGCCTCGCTGTCGTTCACGCCCGAGATCATCATGGCGTCGTTCCACGGCATGCCGCAGGCCTATGTCGCCAAGGGCGATCCGTATCAGGGGCATTGCGTCGCGACCACCGAGGCGTTGCGCAAGCGGATGGGGCTTGATGCGTCGAAGCTGATGCTGACGTTCCAGTCGCGCTTCGGCTTCGATGAGTGGTTGCAGCCCTACACCGACAAGACCGTCGAGAAACTCGCGAAGGACGGCGTGAAGCGTCTCGCTGTCGTCACCCCCGGATTCTCCGCCGATTGCTTGGAGACGCTGGAGGAAATCGCGCAGGAAAACGCGCATATCTTCCGCCAGAACGGGGGCGAGGAGTTCACCGCGATACCATGCCTGAACGATAGCGATCCCGGCATGGACGTGATCCGAAAGCTGGTGCTGCGCGAGCTTCAGGGCTGGATTTAG
- a CDS encoding SPFH domain-containing protein, whose product MTGFDIFAIAVVGLVILTLLAGVKTVPQGHDWTIERFGKYTRTLGPGLNLIIPYIDRVGRKMNMMEQVIEIPQQEVITKDNATVTVDGVAFYQVFDAAKASYEVANLTQSIVTLTMTNIRSVMGSMDLDQVLSHRDEINERLLRVVDAAVTPWGLKVNRIEIKDIVPPADLVQAMGRQMKAEREKRADILQAEGQRQSAILKAEGQKQSQILEAEGRKEAAFRDAEARERSAEAEAEATRMVSEAIAKGDVASLNYFIADKYIKAFGQLANSPNQKVVMLPMEATSMLASLAGIGEIAKATFGDSTAPASAARRGAVPNAGSKVPPPVPPQG is encoded by the coding sequence ATGACCGGGTTCGATATTTTTGCGATTGCTGTTGTGGGACTCGTGATCCTGACGCTGCTGGCCGGCGTCAAGACCGTGCCGCAAGGCCACGACTGGACCATCGAACGGTTTGGCAAGTACACGCGAACGCTCGGTCCTGGCCTCAATCTCATCATTCCCTATATCGACCGCGTCGGCCGCAAGATGAACATGATGGAGCAGGTGATCGAAATTCCCCAGCAGGAGGTCATCACCAAGGACAACGCGACTGTCACGGTGGACGGCGTCGCCTTCTATCAGGTGTTCGATGCGGCCAAGGCGAGCTACGAGGTGGCGAACCTCACCCAATCCATCGTGACCCTGACAATGACCAATATCCGTTCGGTCATGGGCTCGATGGACCTCGACCAGGTGCTGTCGCATCGTGACGAAATCAACGAGCGGCTGCTTCGCGTCGTGGACGCCGCGGTGACTCCGTGGGGTTTGAAGGTCAACCGTATCGAGATCAAGGACATCGTGCCGCCTGCCGACCTCGTGCAGGCGATGGGCCGCCAGATGAAGGCCGAGCGCGAAAAACGCGCCGACATCCTTCAGGCCGAAGGCCAGCGCCAGTCGGCCATTCTTAAGGCCGAGGGCCAGAAGCAGTCGCAGATTCTCGAAGCCGAAGGCCGAAAGGAGGCCGCTTTCCGTGATGCCGAGGCGCGCGAACGGTCAGCGGAAGCCGAGGCCGAGGCGACGCGCATGGTGAGCGAGGCGATCGCGAAGGGCGATGTGGCGTCCCTCAACTACTTTATTGCTGACAAGTACATCAAGGCGTTCGGGCAGCTCGCAAACTCGCCGAACCAGAAGGTCGTGATGCTGCCGATGGAGGCCACCAGCATGCTGGCGTCGCTGGCGGGCATCGGCGAGATCGCCAAAGCCACCTTCGGCGACAGCACGGCGCCAGCTTCTGCCGCGCGACGGGGAGCGGTGCCGAATGCCGGTTCAAAGGTGCCGCCGCCGGTGCCGCCGCAGGGATAG
- a CDS encoding NfeD family protein, protein MIDLLASLGNWNWLILGLVLVGLELLTPGVFLFWLGLAAFLVGALSFVVDPTWQTQLLMFAVFAAAAVPLWRRMARRESSGAASPFLNRRAEALVGRVFTLERPIVDGTGTVRIDDTIWRVAGPDAPAGSRVKVVKADGASLTVATEP, encoded by the coding sequence ATGATCGACCTGTTGGCGTCGCTGGGAAACTGGAACTGGCTGATCCTGGGTCTCGTTCTGGTGGGTCTTGAACTGCTGACGCCGGGTGTCTTCCTGTTCTGGCTCGGACTGGCGGCATTTCTGGTCGGCGCGCTGTCGTTCGTGGTGGATCCGACGTGGCAAACGCAACTCCTGATGTTTGCCGTGTTCGCGGCCGCTGCGGTGCCGTTATGGCGTCGGATGGCGCGTCGGGAGTCGAGCGGCGCCGCCAGCCCGTTCCTCAACCGGCGCGCCGAAGCGTTGGTTGGCCGCGTGTTCACGCTGGAGAGGCCGATCGTGGACGGGACGGGCACGGTGCGGATCGACGACACGATCTGGCGGGTCGCGGGACCGGATGCGCCAGCGGGGAGCCGGGTGAAAGTCGTGAAGGCGGACGGCGCGAGCCTCACCGTGGCCACGGAGCCGTAG
- a CDS encoding KpsF/GutQ family sugar-phosphate isomerase → MTSFKSGTVTSAMIDQANIAIESALRTFEAEAGGVSALAAALKSDLGLAFAAATDLIRNAKGRLIVTGLGKSGHIGRKIAATFASTGTPAFFVHAAEASHGDLGMITADDVIMALSWSGEQPEMKNLITYAKRFRIPLIAMTAERDSTLGKAADVALVQPKAREACPHNLAPTTSSLMQLALGDGLAIALLEGRGFTSVDFSVLHPGGKLGALLKYTRDLMHSGDAIPLKPLGTKMSEALVEMTSKGFGCVGVTDGQGNLVGIVTDGDLRRHMRPDLMTARVDDVMTPHPKTIGRDLLAGEALEILNSSKITALIVTEGKKPVGIVHLHDLLRAGVA, encoded by the coding sequence ATGACCTCATTCAAATCAGGCACGGTGACATCCGCCATGATCGATCAGGCCAACATCGCGATCGAGTCCGCGTTGCGGACCTTCGAGGCGGAGGCTGGCGGCGTGTCGGCGCTTGCCGCGGCGCTCAAATCCGATCTCGGCCTCGCATTCGCGGCCGCAACGGACCTGATCCGCAACGCCAAGGGGCGGCTGATCGTCACCGGTCTCGGCAAGTCCGGCCACATCGGCCGCAAGATCGCCGCGACTTTCGCCTCGACCGGAACGCCCGCGTTCTTCGTCCACGCCGCGGAAGCCAGTCATGGCGATCTTGGCATGATCACCGCCGATGATGTCATCATGGCGCTGTCCTGGTCGGGCGAGCAGCCGGAGATGAAGAATCTCATCACCTACGCCAAACGCTTTCGCATCCCCCTGATCGCCATGACCGCCGAGCGCGACTCCACGCTGGGCAAGGCCGCCGATGTCGCGCTGGTGCAGCCCAAGGCGCGCGAAGCCTGCCCGCACAACCTCGCGCCGACCACATCCTCGCTGATGCAACTCGCGCTCGGCGATGGACTCGCGATCGCGTTGCTGGAGGGCCGCGGCTTCACTTCGGTCGACTTCAGCGTGCTGCACCCCGGAGGCAAGCTCGGCGCGCTGTTGAAATACACCCGTGACCTCATGCACAGCGGCGACGCCATCCCCTTGAAGCCGCTCGGGACGAAGATGTCGGAGGCGCTGGTCGAGATGACGTCAAAGGGATTCGGTTGCGTCGGCGTCACTGACGGCCAGGGAAATCTGGTCGGGATCGTCACCGACGGCGATCTGCGCCGTCACATGAGGCCCGATCTGATGACGGCCCGCGTCGACGATGTCATGACGCCCCATCCGAAGACGATCGGACGCGACCTTCTGGCGGGCGAAGCGCTCGAAATCCTCAACTCGTCGAAAATCACGGCGCTGATCGTGACCGAGGGGAAAAAGCCGGTCGGCATCGTGCATCTGCACGACCTGCTGCGCGCGGGCGTGGCCTGA